The Aerosakkonema funiforme FACHB-1375 genome contains the following window.
AATTTGAAGCTGGACACTCTCTCAGAATACGAATCGATCGCCAACAGCACGCTGCGCGATCGCCCTTCTTTATAAATTACAGCGCTTTCCGCTGTAGTGAGGTACACTAAATATTCTGTAGCGGTTTGTAATAAATTGGTTTACTAATTGCTACTGTACCTCATAACAGCGCAAAGCGCTGTAAATTTAAACAAAGAAACCAAACATATTTTTCTACTCACAATATTATCCATTTCTATCATACCAATGGAACCCCTTTGATGACTCCGATCGAGACTCGTTATACTCAAAGTACCAATCTTCCTGAGATGCCGTGATGACCATCAAAGAACTACTCCTCCAAGAAATCGATAGCACCCCTACAGTTTGAGGAATGGCAACAACCTTGTACAAAATTTGTAGTATTTCAATCTGATTAATCAGCAACAAGTAACAAATTCCAGAAGTATCAGAAACGACAATCATTGCCCTCTGAACTCCTCAAGAGTTTGAAGATATTGTTCTAATTCTGCTTCGTCATAGTTCAGGTAAACACCCATCCGCTTCAAAAAGGCGTGAGTCTCAAGACGAGATGGTAGATTGAGTATTTGGCGCACTTCAGCAGTGTTAACTTTACCACAGTGGTAAGCATCAGCAATAATTATTTCTAGGAGCCGACGAGAGAGACTACCCCTGGTTTGCTCTAGGCGTTCAGCAATTTCATCAGGAATTTCAACCGTGATTTGCATAGACTATTTAGCGAATAGTTTAATCCGATCTCTATGATAAGCGATCGCACTACAAAAAAAAAGCGCGATATGCCGTTCGTCATCTGCGCGAACGCCGATTTTCACCCATTTAAAAACACCAATCGATTAATCAATTACAATTATTTAGTGTAAGCATTCAGCCGTCAGATATCAGCGTAGAACTTTAGTCGGAATTGACCATCAGCAGTTTAAACAAAGGCTAGTGAAACTTCAGCGCTCTCGATCGCATTAGCTGACGGCTGACTGCGCTACGCTGAATGCTTACCTTTGAAGTTTGACCCAACATTGCCCCATCAGGGACTTGGTAAGCAGAAACTTGCTCTAATATTAAGAAAGATAAATAACATTTTACCCGTCCCATCATGACTCTGGGCAATCTGCGCGACCTGTATCAACAGGTGATTCTGGAACACTACAAGAAGCCAAAGCACAAAGGCAAAACCAATCCGGTGCATCGGTATCAGAAGGGACATAACCCTTCCTGCGGCGATACGATCGAGCTAACGTTGCAGCTCGACGAAGCCGGGGATACCATACTAGATGCCAAATTTGAAGGCGAAGGCTGTGCGATCTCAATGGCATCTGCGGACTTGATGGCAGAAGCTTTGCGGGGTAAAACCGTAAAAGAAGCGCTAGAGATGGTGGAACGCTTCCAAAACATGATGAAAGGAAGCGCAGAGTTTCCCAAAGAACTGCGAAAATTGAACGTCATGCAAGGCGTCGCCCAGTTCCCCGTGCGGATTAAATGTGCTAACCTAACCTGGCACGCCCTCAAAGCTGCCTTAGAATCGGTCAACGATAAGCAGGCAGATGGGTTTGTCAGCAACGAAAAAGAATAAGCTTGCGTCGCTATGATTACTACAGCTCAGTTCATCCAAGCCGCCGGGTGGGCAGGTATCGCCACTCTAGCTTTTGCTGCCTTGGCAATAATCGCATTTATCTTTAAATGGGGTATCCGCTTTCGCTTAGTGGGTGTGACCGGTTTTACGGGAGTCCTCTCAGGCGGTTTATTTGCCTTGGGATTGGGACTTTTTACCCACACAACCGTTCCGGGCGCGGTTCGCTATTCGCTAATCTACGATAATGGGGCGACTCTAGCAGCGATCGCACTACCCCCTCAAATTACCGAATCCCAATTGGAAGCTACCCTGCGTCAAGCTGGTGCCGATTTGTTTTCCTACGGTCGGTTGGGTAGCGGAGATGGTAAACTGACTATCCGCGCTCGTACTATTATCCATCCCGAAGCGGGAGTTTCGCAACCGCTATACTTAGGCGAAGTGACGCGATCGCTTGCCAATCAGGACAAACAGCTTACAGTGGAAATCTATCGAGACAACTTAGCCCGATTGCCAAAATCAACCACTGAGCAGGAAAATAGTTAAATAGTCATCCGTCAAAAGGTCATCAGTCATCGGTCAAAAGGAAAGTTGAATAGACATCTCCAAAAATTCTTGTGGGGTAGGCATCCTGCCTGCGTTTGAGATAATTTTCTGGAGATGTCTAATGAGAAACTATAGATAGACTTGTCTAACTCACAACTGACTAATGACAAATGACTAATGACAAATGACAAGTAAATTCAAGTCATGGGGAAATTTTGAAATGTACAGTTTTCTGCCAATAGCTTTCTTTAAAAACGAATTTGTACCATTTGAAGAAGCTAGAATATCGATCGCCACCCATGCCTTACACTACGGAACAGGTGCATTTGGAGGACTGCGCGGTATCCCCGATCCGCAAAACCCCAAACAAATTTTGCTGTTTAGATTAGACCGCCACTGCCAAAGGTTAAGTCAAAGCGCTAAGTTTTTACACTACGATTTGCCAGCTCAAAAAATAGAAGAAACTATAGTTACATTCGTCAAAAAAAATCAACCCAATAAATCTTTTTACATCAGACCGTTTGTTTACACATCAGACTTGGGAATAGCCCCCAGAGTTCACAATATAGAAAAAGACTTCTTTGTTTATGGATTGGAACTGGGAGATTACCTCTCTGCCGATGGAGTAAACTGCCGAATCAGCTCTTGGTACAGACAAGAAGACCGCAGTTTTCCATTAAGAGGTAAGATCAGCGCCGCCTACATCACATCTTCTTTGGCAAAAACCGAAGCAGTAGAATCCGGTTTTGATGAAGCGATTTTAATGAACTCCCAAGGGAAAGTATGCGAAGCTTCTGGGATGAACATATTCTTGGTGAGAAACGGGCAATTGATTACGCCAGGATTTGACCAAGATATCTTAGAAGGAATCACCAGAGATAGCATCGTCAAAATCGCCAAAGACTTGGGCATTGAAACGATCGAAAGATCCGTAGATAAATCCGAGTTGTTCATCGCAGACGAAGTTTTCCTCAGCGGGACAGCAGCGAAGATAACACCAGTCAACAGAATTGAAAATTACCAATTGCCCGAAACCAGGCCATTAACTGAAAAACTCAAAGAAAAACTCACCGCAATTACAGAAAACAGAGACCCAAATTACCAAAACTGGGTATACGCGATTTCCCTGGACGGATAAGCATTCCGGAACGATCTGGGGTAATAATGTTAACTAGATAAAACGATTTTGCTGTATCCCCAATCCTTTTTCTACGTGTCTACTCCAACTGCTACTGCGTTGACTCCTATTGTTGTTGCCCCAGCCCAAGTAATACGTGGCAACCTGGTGCTGGGCGGCGAAGCAATTGCACGCTTGGGTCGTCGTCCCTTGGTTGTCGGCGGCGAAACTACCCTAGCGGCGCTTCAGGGTGAATTGCCAAAAATTCTGGAACAGCAACAGCTGAATGCGGCTACTGCGTCCTACAGTCCAGATTGTACCGAAGCGAGTCTGGCATTCCTGCGAAGCAAAGTACAAGAACATCAAGCGGATGTAATTATCGGTGTTGGTGGTGGAAAGGCTTTAGACACCGCCAAATTACTGGCCCATCAGTGCCAATTGCCGATCGCTACCGTACCGACCTCAGCTGCGACTTGCGCCGCTTGGACAGCACTTGCCAACGTCTACTCATCAGAGGGAGCATTTCTATATGATGTGCCGCTCGATCGCTGTCCGGATTTGTTGATTTTAGATTACACTCTCATCCAAACAGCTCCCCAGCGAACCCTGGTGGCAGGAATTGGAGACGCCTTGGCTAAGTGGTACGAAGCATCTGTCAGCAGCGCCAGTTCCCAAGCGACCTTCATTATTGCCGCCGTACAACAAGCGAGAGTTTTGCGAGATATTTTATTCCAAAAATCAGCAGCCGCCCTCAAAGAACCGGGCGGAGAGGAATGGCGATCGGTGGTAGATGCTACAGTTATGCTGGCTGGTGTCATCGGCGGACTGGGAGGGGCCCAATGTCGCACAGTCGCCGCCCACGCCGTCCACAACGGTTTGACGCACATATCTGCAAGTCACAGTTCCCTGCACGGCGAAAAAGTAGCTTATGGCATTTTGGTACAGCTGCGCTTGGAAGAAATGGTACAGGGAAATCAGCTCGCAGCCACAGCACGACAGCAACTGCTGAAGTTTTACGATGAGATTGGATTGCCGCAAAGCTTAGAGGATTTGGGTTTGGGAAACATCGCGCTTTCCGATCTGCGGCAAGCAGCTGAGATTGCTTGCGCCGCTAATTCGGATATTCATCGGCTACCCTTTAAAGTTGCACCAGACCATCTGATGGCAGCTATGGTTTCCACAACTACTTCGGCAATCAAAAATTAAAAATTAGTCATCGGTCTTGTTAATTTTGACTTTTGACTGAGTGACTTATCACCGACTGACAACCGACAACCGACAAATGACATTATCTTGGATTAGTCCCGCCCAGCGGCTGCAAGCGCTGCCGCCTTACGTATTTGCCCGCTTGGATGAATTGAAAGCCCGCGCCCGCGAACAGGGTCTGGATTTGATCGATTTGGGGATGGGGAATCCGGACGGGGCGACGCCCCAGCCGGTGGTAGAAGCAGCGATCGCCGCCTTGCAAAATCCCGCCAATCACGGATATCCGCCTTTTGAAGGTACTGCTAGCTTTCGCCGCACGATCGTCAGTTGGTACAAACGGCGCTATGATGTTGAGCTAGCTCCCGATAGCGAAGTTTTGCCTTTGTTGGGTTCCAAAGAAGGTCTTACCCACTTGGCGATCGCTTACATCAATCCAGGAGATTTGGTATTGGTACCGTCTCCAGCTTACCCAGCCCATTTTCGCGGCCCCGTAATTGCTGGCGGTAAAGTTCACAGTATAATTTTGAAACCGGAAAATGACTGGCTAATTGATGTAACTACCATTCCCGATGATGTCGCCAGACAGGCAAAAATTCTCTACTTCAACTATCCCAGCAATCCCACTGCCGCGACTGCGCCTCGCGAACTTTTTGAAGAAATTGTCGAATTTGCTCGCAAGTACGAGATTTTGCTGGTGCATGACCTTTGTTATGCGGAATTAGCCTTTGATGGTTATCAGCCGACCAGTTTGTTAGAAATTCCGGGAGCGAAGGAAATCGGTGTAGAGTTCCACACCATGTCGAAAACCTACAATATGGCGGGTTGGCGGGTGGGTTTTGTCGTGGGTAACCGCCACATTATTCAAGGGTTAAGAACTTTAAAAACCAATCTGGACTACGGTATCTTTGCTGCCTTACAATCAGCAGCAGAAACCGCACTCCAACTGCCAGATGAATATTTACAGGAGGTGCAACAACGGTATCGTCGCCGCCGGGATTTTCTGATCGAAGGTTTGGCTGCCTTGGGTTGGAATATCCCGAAAACGAAGGCTACGATGTATTTGTGGGTGCCATGTCCTCCGGGAGTTACCTCAACAGATTTTGCTCTTTCTGTATTGCAGCAGACTGGCGTTGTCGTTACACCTGGAAATGCTTTTGGTATTGCAGGTGAAGGCTATGTACGGATAAGTTTGATAGCAGAGTGCGATCGCCTTGCAGAAGCCTTGCACCGATTCAAACAGGCAAATATTCACTATTAGTCAGCGGCGCAAGTCGCCAGTTCAGAGTGAAAATCCGATATGGGATAATTTTGGCAGCATCTCTATGCCTAGTCCTACTGGGCGAAACTGGGATGTTGCGTGCAAAGGGGACTGGGTACTGGGGCAGAGGGACAGAGGAACTTTTTAACGCCACACTTTCCCAGTCTCCCATCGTAACTCCCCATGTCCCAAATGAAGTGAATCCCAAGCTGATTGCAGCTTACACCAAGTTTAGCTTCAAGCTATTCTCCCAAATCCAAAAGAAACAGCCTGACGAAAATATTTTTATCTCTCCTGCCAGCATTGCGATCGCCCTAGCGATTACCTACAATGGGGCAAGCGGCAAAACCCAGGAAGCGATCGCACAAACCTTAGAATTACAAGGGATCGCTATCCAGGAACTAAATCAAGCAAATGCCGCACTGAAAGATACTTTGACGAATGCAGATTCCCAAGTTGAGCTATCAATTGCTAATTCCTTCTGGGGTAAAGATAACCAACCTTTTAAGCCTGAATTTATTCAAAAAATCCAGAAATTTTACGGTGTAGAACTGAAAAATGCTGACTTTACCGATGCTAGGACTATATCTAGTATAAACGGTTGGGTAAAGCAAAGTACCAACGGAAACATAGACAAAATAGTCGATGGCATCGAACCGGATACTGTTTTTATGCTGTTCAATGCTATTTACTTTTTTGGCAATTGGACGTATCCATTTCCTAAGCAAGCAACTCAAGAACGATTATTCACTTTATTGGACGGAACTCAAAAGGCTCACCCGCTCATGTTCCGGCAACTTTACCAAGCTAAGTATTATGAAAATGAAACGTTTCAGGCAGTTAGTTTACCCTATGGTGAAAAACGTTTAAGTCTGTACGTCTTCTTACCAAGAAAAGGAATTAATATTAGAAAATTTTATGAAAATCTGAATGCTGAAAATTGGGAAATCTGGATAAATAATATTAACGCTGAGCAAAATTATGAAGAAGAAATACCACTTTTAATTGGAATGCCGCGATTGCAATTAGAGTACGAAATAGATTTAGAAGATGTGTTTAAAAACATGGGTATGGAAATTGCTTTTCGGAAAGATGCTGATTTTTCAGCTATGGCAAACCCACCTTTATGGATTAGCTTTATTAAACACAAGACTTTTGTAGAAGTCAACGAAGAAGGTACTAAAGCATCAGCAGTCACGACAGTAGGAAGTACTAGAGGAGGGGCGGTAACAATGATTGTCGATCGCCCCTTTTTCTGTGCCATTAGAGACGAGCGAACGGGAACAATCCTGTTCATGGGTTCCATTGTAGATCCCATATCCGCTAATTGAAAATTTTCAATAGTAAATAGCATCCTAAAAATTGAGGTTTTTAAATTTTAATTAAGAGTATTTACTTACTTGGCTCGCATTGAAATCGCATATTGTAAGGAGGGTCAGTTATTTAAGGTTTGCTTACAATTTTAACCTGTCTAGAGACTACAGCGATCGTTAGCACTTGCAATGCTAAATAGGGTAACCGTATCTCTACTAGCATAAAAGTAGCGATCTAGTTCACAATAAAAAAGGTGTGCGTTACTACTGGCGGATATTGGGAGTTTATGGCAGAACCTCGTTGCGTATTGATTTGTCAGAACCGTTCTTGCTTGAATAACAGCTCGGCAGAGGTGCTAACAGCTTTTCAGGCGGCAGAAGTTCCTGGAGTGAGGGTGGAAAGTAGCGGTTGTATGGGGCAGTGCAGCTCTGGCCCTACCGTGCGGATAGTCCCTGACGAGACTTGGTATTGCCGGGTAAAAACCAGCGATGTACCTGAAATTGTGGAACGACATTTGATCGGCGGGAAACTTGTGGAAGCTAAGTTGAACCCGCGAATTCATCTCCGTATGGAAATGTTTTCTTCTTAACAAGAAGATCTGGCAACTCCGGAACTTAGTTGCGGATTGCTCGATCTCTAATGGAACTGCACTTTCCATACAAGCATCTTCGATCGAATTCGCCGTCAAACCCAATTTTTCTCAAGAGCCCTAAAGTGAAATTTCTTTTTTGTATAAGGTATGGAAAAAAACACAAAGTAAAACTAAGTATGGGGTAGCTGTGCTGAGCCAACACAAAGTTAAATAGACCTGTGCAAAGCGGAGCGATCGCAACCGCACAGCTTTTAACCTGGAATTAGGCTAGATCGGAACGATGGCAGTCCAAATATCAGAAGCTCAGTGTATCAAATCATGTCGCCACTTACATCAAATACAAAACGGCTTTTTCCCAAAGGCTGCACTCAGAGATCCTCATTGTGGCGTTACGGCATCGCTGTATTCGCGGCGGCAATGTCCCTATCGATCGCACTATCGCTAAAACCAGCACTACAGCATACCCATACACCCCTGTTTTTTGCTACTGTCGCGTTTGGCTACGGTGATTTTGGGTATGGTTTAACAGCCACCGTCTTGTCTGTGTTTTCGATCGATTTCTTGTTTGAGAAACTGGGGGATTCCCTGCAATTTACCTTTGGTAGCGATATCTTGTGGCTGAGCGTATTCGCTGTCGTGGCGCTGTCGATCGTATGGCTAACTTCTGCCCGTCAAAGGGCTCGAGACAAGCTCCGAACTAGCGAGGATAGTTTCCGTATGCTGGTAGAGGGAGTAAAAGACTACGCAATTTATATGCTTGACCAGAACGGATGCGTAGTCAGCTGGAACGAAGGGGCAGAAAGCATCAAGGGTTATCAGGCAAAAGAAATTATCGGTCAGCATTTCTCCCGCTTTTATACTCCCGAAGATATCGCACAGGATAAACCCAAACAGATACTGCATTTAGCAGCAACAGAAGGTCGCTATGAAGAAGAAGGTTGGCGCGTGCGAAAAAATGGTTCCCGCTTCTGGGCAGATATCGTCATTACTGCTTTACGAGACGAAGCAGGCAATCTCAGAGGCTTCTCAAAAGTAACCCGCTTTGTTGGCGATCGCAAACCGTCAGACGAAAGCTCGCTCAAAGAACTTTCAGATATCAAATTTGCTTTAGATCGAGCTGCCATAGTAGCGAGAACGGACAAAAAAGGCATAATTAACTACGTAAACGATAAATTTTGCGAAATATCGAAATATTCCAGAGAAGAACTTCTCGGACAAGACCATCGCATTCTCAATTCCGGTTATCATTCCAAAGAATTCTTCCGGAACTTGTGGGCAACAATTGTGAGCGGCAAAGTTTGGAAAGGAGAAATTAAGAATAAAGCCAAAGACGGAACGTATTACTGGGTTGATACAGTAATAGTTCCTTTTCTCGATCGCACGGGTAAACCATTTCAATATTTAGCAATCAGATCCGATATCACCGATCGCAAACAGGTAGAAGAAGAGTTGAGAGTGCGGAATGGCGAACAGCAAGCGATCGCCCAAATCGGTCAACGGGCGCTAGCTGGAAGCAACCTCGATACTTTAATGGACGAAGCCGTTAACGTCATTGCCCAAACTCTAGAAGTTGAATATTGTAAAGTTTTAGAACTGCTTCCAGGGGGTGACGCTTTACTGCTGCGGGCAGGTGTAGGTTGGCAGCCCGGACTTGTAGGCAATGCGACAGTAGGAACAGAGAAAGATTCCCAGGCTGGTTATACTTTGCTTTCCCAAGAGCCGATCGTTGTTCGAGATCTCCGCACCGAAACGCGATTTAGTGGCCCGCCACTGCTGCACAACCACGGCGCAGTCAGCGGGATGAGTGTCACGATCGCCGGAAAAAATGGACATTGGGGCGTTCTGGGGGTACACAGCAAGCGCAGCCGCACATTTACACAAGATGATATTTACTTTTTGCAAGCTGCTGCCAACATCCTGGCAGAAGCAATCCAACGCCAGCAAGCGGAAGCAGAACGCACGCAGCTATTAGAGCGGGAGCAAGCAGCACGCACGCAAGCGGAGGGAAATGAATACCGCTATCGCTTTCTTGCTGAATCGATACCGCAGATGGTATGGACAGCAGAACCGAATGGGAAGGTAGATTACTACAGCCAGCGCTGGTGCGATTACACTGGCATGACGCTGGAGCAAATTCAAACACAGGGATGGCCAGCGATCGTACATCCTGACGATTTGCAGCAGTGTATCGATACCTGGAGCAACGCTCTGCAAACCGGCTCCACTTACCAAATTCAAGCTCGTATGAAGGCAAAGGACGGAAAATATCGCTGGTTTTTAGGTCAAGCTTTGCCAATGCTTGACAAAGAAGGTCAAATTGTCAAGTGGTTCGGCACTAATACGGACATTGACGATCGAGTGCGAGCAGAGCAAGAACGAACAAAGCTACTAGCGCGGGAACAAGCAGCACGGGCTTTAGCCGAAGCTGCCGCTGAGAGAGTGGAACGTCTGCAAGCAGTTACGGATGCCGCGATCGCACCTTTATCCCTGGAAGACCTGCTGGATGGGCTGCTGGGGCGGATCGGAGAAATTCTTCAGGCGGATACGGCGGCAATCTTGCTGACGGATACTCAAACCAACACTCTTGTGGTGAGGGCAGCCAAGGGACTTGATGAGGAAGCTCGTCACGAAGTTCGCATTCCCATCGGTGAAGGATTCGCCGGACATATTGCCGCACTGCGTCAGCCGTTATTTGTCGAGCGCGATGCTTATAGGCAAGTTTACAGCCCCTTGCTGCGGGAAAAACAGATTCAGTCGCTCATCGGTGTGCCTTTGCTAATTGACGATCGAGTTTTGGG
Protein-coding sequences here:
- a CDS encoding UPF0175 family protein, whose product is MQITVEIPDEIAERLEQTRGSLSRRLLEIIIADAYHCGKVNTAEVRQILNLPSRLETHAFLKRMGVYLNYDEAELEQYLQTLEEFRGQ
- the sufU gene encoding Fe-S cluster assembly sulfur transfer protein SufU; translation: MTLGNLRDLYQQVILEHYKKPKHKGKTNPVHRYQKGHNPSCGDTIELTLQLDEAGDTILDAKFEGEGCAISMASADLMAEALRGKTVKEALEMVERFQNMMKGSAEFPKELRKLNVMQGVAQFPVRIKCANLTWHALKAALESVNDKQADGFVSNEKE
- a CDS encoding Ycf51 family protein, producing the protein MITTAQFIQAAGWAGIATLAFAALAIIAFIFKWGIRFRLVGVTGFTGVLSGGLFALGLGLFTHTTVPGAVRYSLIYDNGATLAAIALPPQITESQLEATLRQAGADLFSYGRLGSGDGKLTIRARTIIHPEAGVSQPLYLGEVTRSLANQDKQLTVEIYRDNLARLPKSTTEQENS
- a CDS encoding branched-chain amino acid transaminase yields the protein MYSFLPIAFFKNEFVPFEEARISIATHALHYGTGAFGGLRGIPDPQNPKQILLFRLDRHCQRLSQSAKFLHYDLPAQKIEETIVTFVKKNQPNKSFYIRPFVYTSDLGIAPRVHNIEKDFFVYGLELGDYLSADGVNCRISSWYRQEDRSFPLRGKISAAYITSSLAKTEAVESGFDEAILMNSQGKVCEASGMNIFLVRNGQLITPGFDQDILEGITRDSIVKIAKDLGIETIERSVDKSELFIADEVFLSGTAAKITPVNRIENYQLPETRPLTEKLKEKLTAITENRDPNYQNWVYAISLDG
- a CDS encoding iron-containing alcohol dehydrogenase — protein: MSTPTATALTPIVVAPAQVIRGNLVLGGEAIARLGRRPLVVGGETTLAALQGELPKILEQQQLNAATASYSPDCTEASLAFLRSKVQEHQADVIIGVGGGKALDTAKLLAHQCQLPIATVPTSAATCAAWTALANVYSSEGAFLYDVPLDRCPDLLILDYTLIQTAPQRTLVAGIGDALAKWYEASVSSASSQATFIIAAVQQARVLRDILFQKSAAALKEPGGEEWRSVVDATVMLAGVIGGLGGAQCRTVAAHAVHNGLTHISASHSSLHGEKVAYGILVQLRLEEMVQGNQLAATARQQLLKFYDEIGLPQSLEDLGLGNIALSDLRQAAEIACAANSDIHRLPFKVAPDHLMAAMVSTTTSAIKN
- a CDS encoding aspartate aminotransferase — its product is MTLSWISPAQRLQALPPYVFARLDELKARAREQGLDLIDLGMGNPDGATPQPVVEAAIAALQNPANHGYPPFEGTASFRRTIVSWYKRRYDVELAPDSEVLPLLGSKEGLTHLAIAYINPGDLVLVPSPAYPAHFRGPVIAGGKVHSIILKPENDWLIDVTTIPDDVARQAKILYFNYPSNPTAATAPRELFEEIVEFARKYEILLVHDLCYAELAFDGYQPTSLLEIPGAKEIGVEFHTMSKTYNMAGWRVGFVVGNRHIIQGLRTLKTNLDYGIFAALQSAAETALQLPDEYLQEVQQRYRRRRDFLIEGLAALGWNIPKTKATMYLWVPCPPGVTSTDFALSVLQQTGVVVTPGNAFGIAGEGYVRISLIAECDRLAEALHRFKQANIHY
- a CDS encoding serpin family protein; the encoded protein is MLRAKGTGYWGRGTEELFNATLSQSPIVTPHVPNEVNPKLIAAYTKFSFKLFSQIQKKQPDENIFISPASIAIALAITYNGASGKTQEAIAQTLELQGIAIQELNQANAALKDTLTNADSQVELSIANSFWGKDNQPFKPEFIQKIQKFYGVELKNADFTDARTISSINGWVKQSTNGNIDKIVDGIEPDTVFMLFNAIYFFGNWTYPFPKQATQERLFTLLDGTQKAHPLMFRQLYQAKYYENETFQAVSLPYGEKRLSLYVFLPRKGINIRKFYENLNAENWEIWINNINAEQNYEEEIPLLIGMPRLQLEYEIDLEDVFKNMGMEIAFRKDADFSAMANPPLWISFIKHKTFVEVNEEGTKASAVTTVGSTRGGAVTMIVDRPFFCAIRDERTGTILFMGSIVDPISAN
- a CDS encoding (2Fe-2S) ferredoxin domain-containing protein, giving the protein MAEPRCVLICQNRSCLNNSSAEVLTAFQAAEVPGVRVESSGCMGQCSSGPTVRIVPDETWYCRVKTSDVPEIVERHLIGGKLVEAKLNPRIHLRMEMFSS
- a CDS encoding PAS domain S-box protein produces the protein MSPLTSNTKRLFPKGCTQRSSLWRYGIAVFAAAMSLSIALSLKPALQHTHTPLFFATVAFGYGDFGYGLTATVLSVFSIDFLFEKLGDSLQFTFGSDILWLSVFAVVALSIVWLTSARQRARDKLRTSEDSFRMLVEGVKDYAIYMLDQNGCVVSWNEGAESIKGYQAKEIIGQHFSRFYTPEDIAQDKPKQILHLAATEGRYEEEGWRVRKNGSRFWADIVITALRDEAGNLRGFSKVTRFVGDRKPSDESSLKELSDIKFALDRAAIVARTDKKGIINYVNDKFCEISKYSREELLGQDHRILNSGYHSKEFFRNLWATIVSGKVWKGEIKNKAKDGTYYWVDTVIVPFLDRTGKPFQYLAIRSDITDRKQVEEELRVRNGEQQAIAQIGQRALAGSNLDTLMDEAVNVIAQTLEVEYCKVLELLPGGDALLLRAGVGWQPGLVGNATVGTEKDSQAGYTLLSQEPIVVRDLRTETRFSGPPLLHNHGAVSGMSVTIAGKNGHWGVLGVHSKRSRTFTQDDIYFLQAAANILAEAIQRQQAEAERTQLLEREQAARTQAEGNEYRYRFLAESIPQMVWTAEPNGKVDYYSQRWCDYTGMTLEQIQTQGWPAIVHPDDLQQCIDTWSNALQTGSTYQIQARMKAKDGKYRWFLGQALPMLDKEGQIVKWFGTNTDIDDRVRAEQERTKLLAREQAARALAEAAAERVERLQAVTDAAIAPLSLEDLLDGLLGRIGEILQADTAAILLTDTQTNTLVVRAAKGLDEEARHEVRIPIGEGFAGHIAALRQPLFVERDAYRQVYSPLLREKQIQSLIGVPLLIDDRVLGVVHVGTIESRHFTQDDIYLLQLVAERFAVAIDRANLYEAEQKARASAEAANRLKDEFLAIVSHELRTPLNSILGWSQMLRSRKLSEEIVNKALETIERNAKQQVTLINDILDVSRIIRGKIRLSMQPVNLERIIEEAIETIKPAAQAKGIQLESSLDPVLSKVIGDVDRLQQVIGNLLSNAVKFTPEGGQVKVTLAELPISEKFDSFGASLGANLNIASPEADSGNNILQPTQKRILGLQFETEKVQPEIFHLKSAISYVQITVSDTGKGIGSDFLPHVFDGFRQEDGTITRVEGGLGLGLTIVRRLVELHGGSVQAFSEGEGMGATFTVKLPVLAQSKGAGDLSRGGEENYSAVPLSPSAVQPLNGLQVLVVDDDVDSCDLIATILKQYGAQVRTASSVREAMEAIEHIKPDVLLSDIGMPQEDGYDLIRKVRQLESPRGEEIRAIALTAFAREEDRYKAIQAGFQMHVPKPVEPAKLATAVARLVR